The Maylandia zebra isolate NMK-2024a linkage group LG4, Mzebra_GT3a, whole genome shotgun sequence genome segment ttgccagaggtaatctacacatgggccagcacaggacgACCAGGGTGTCTgaaactggccttgtgctggcccatgtgtgggccacctctggcaaaccaggtctgggccaccaaagggccgtcattctttgcggtatgtgggccatgtgtaagcacattgtgtgggcctgATCCCTGCCATACCAATATTGCTGTGtgggtgtcagtgtgtgtggtcATGTATTACTTATTGTTGTGGGGACACAAATTTGTTTACACACTCATATTATGAGGTCTCGCCTACTTTATGGGGACAAATTGCAAGGTAAATCATTCAATTTTAGGGTGAAGGCTTGAGTCAGGGTTAGGGTAAGGTTCAGGCAGGGACTTGTGATGGGTAGAGTCAGGATAAGTCTCCAGGAAATTAATGTAAGTTAATGTAATGTCCCCAAAATTttttgtgcgtgtgcgtgtgcgaaCCCTACAGCTCGACCCACAGAGGAAAAGAAGCTTCTGATGAAAGGTTCACTTTCTAATATGGTTACAGCATGCTCTTTGTAGACCCTAATAATGAGCTCGTAAACATATCTGTGGTCTAATGCCATGAATGTCAGTATTACATCTGGGTCTTTCCACTTCTCTATGAGAGAATTGTACATCATATTACTGAGGAATATCACATGTACAGCGGGGATTGGAATCCTTTTGATTCGAGGCCAGACTTTACTGAACAACTGTTTGGCGATAGTATCAGCTTTTTCAGAAGAGCAGGGTGAGTCTGCATTTTCGACAATCTGCTTCACCAAGTCCTCAATACACATTTCCACAGAAGACTTGTATTTTTGAACCTCTCCAGCTGCCCTAAGGGCAGGATTCTGCAACGATTTGATCAAGTGATTTTTAATTGTATGAACCGTCACCCTGCGCATTAAGGGGTTCCTGTCATTCAGTAActttaacaaaggtttttctttgcaaagtgtttggagctcttggtaaatggcctTATCGAgaccttttaattttttttcatctaCATACAGGTCTTTGATGTTGACATCAGACACCACATTGTCAAAGAGCAGCTTGTGTAGTTTAGCTGAAGGTTTGTAGCGGGACGTTTTTTCAGCATGTGAGAGTACACCATGAATAAGTGCGCTCACGTGCTCATTTTTGCCAGCATCATAAGATCTGCCAGTAACTCCAGATGATGATTTTTCTCCCGGTATTGGAAATATAATATCTTTAAATTCGTTCAAAAGTGTCTGGGAGATATTGTCAGTTTCTGGTAGCTGGTCTTCATCATCCTCTGTTTTTCCACACCATGCGAAAAACCTTGTAAGTAGGTTTCGCTTCTTTCGAAACAGGTGGTCTTTGAATATCGAAATCACCACTTGTTGGTACGGCGAAGGTACAGCCAACGCAATGATAACAAGGTTAGGTGTAATACCCAGTACCTTTGTAATGTCTTTGAAAATTGCCTTTGCAAGACTTTTGATCCTCTTTTTTATATTTagagtttcttttttaagttgCGCCCACAGAGCTATGAAGAGACCCTGCTGAATCTCATCGGATGGCGACACATTGGCCTCTCTTGAGGCATGTGTGATTACTGCCTTTATGAGCTCTTTAACAAGCAACTGTTCCCCTGACAGTGGAGCTTCCACTGTCACATCATTACAAGGTGCAGAGGGCTCAGCCTCGCACACGTCACACTCCTTTGTGGAGTCCTTGGTGGGCTCAGGCACTGGTGCATCTTTTGGCCCCTCATGATTCAGTTGCTGGGTGCATGAATTGTGGCAACATGCACAGTGCTCTGATTTCTCCCCCAAGTTGACACCCGGCCCTTGGCCGAAACCACCCTCACAGTCCTTGATCATTGCCATGAGTTCCGTTAAGCAGATGTGAATCACCGATGATGTAATGCTGCCAAGTGAACGCATGGTGTTTTCATGTGGGCACCCTGTTTTCAGTGCACCCTACTGTTCGTCTGTCATAGTAATAAAGAAGTCCCTAATTTTGTCTTTTATATTATCCCTGGAAGAATTCATGTTTATATTTTCAGGCGTTTTCTGCAAACTATTGTGTTTGGCTGTGAAACACTAATGCTTCTTACTAAACTGAACGGGTAACTAACAGTTTCACTCAGTAGGTGGCAGCAAACTACAAACAATGGTTGCATTTTACACTCATCCGTTTTCATTAGAGGCAGAACCCAGAAGCACATCCAGGTTTAGGTCTACTGCTTGGTGCTACACGAAGGCTCAACAGACCAAAACTTACATACATTTGGATAAATCCAAGTAAGAAGAAACCATGTCAGTGAACATCCATAACCAGACATGGATTAGCCTACACCTAAACCTACTGATATGTTCACTGACTTTTTCTCTTAGTCTGGAAATGGACTTAATCAACCCATTACTCAATTGAATTGATTATCATGACCCTCACTAATATCCACTTAATAAGTTAAAAGTGATGTGCAAAACCCATCAGCCAAAGTAgtataaatattttaacttttaGCAAACCCAGCAGGTTATTTAAGTGATTTCACATCATATTTTCAAACGGCTTGTCCATTGTTAATATATCCCACATAAGAGAAGAGCAGTCATGGAGTTGTTGCTCCTCATGATTTCTAACTAGTCAagctatttaatatttttgtccAGCCAGTCACTCAGAACCCATTTTTGTCATGTTTGAGTCACTTATAGCCACCACCTTCAGCTCAGGAGGACGCTAACAAGTCGAATGACCTGATAGATGTTTGCTGAACATGGTGGTTAACATCAGCACCTATTAAACCAACACAAAGACCCTGTTTTGTGTGGGCTGCTCGATACCATGAAGGAAGACCTCTGAACATCTCAGTTTTTATACATCTTAAtacattctcaatcatccaggtaagtaaatctccaaaagttgattctgttcatctggacgtagcgttttcagtgggagaaagtTTTCGTCACTTAAACAAGTGACTGCTtcggtctcagctgactgcagctttccccaGTCTTATACAGTACATTTGcaaaatgactgaaaccagctcaCTGAAGGAataatgggctgggaggtcagttccttaatcttaattatgcaaattctcatgaccactgatcaaagaccactgatcaatggccatgagtaccattctcagagagttggggaatggctgcaatcacagctttgtaagatggcgaaagatgtacccttaggccccctcctcgattcagagatgacctccttgactccgcttaaaccagcgttcctccctatccaggatgttacatcctcatcattgaaacaGTGTCCACTgccctgtaggtgtaaatagactgcagagtcctggcctgatgaGGTAACTCTTCTATTTATAAGAttgaggaaacctgcagtcagctgagactgaagaagtcacttgtatgagtgacgaaacgtttctcccactgaaaatgatacgtccagatgaacagaatcaacttttggacagtttttatacacaaacacacaagcaaacaGTGTTTTATGTGCTGTCATCTGTACCGTTGCTTCAAatagaaatgtttaaaaattctATACAGATTCTGTGGCTGCGAAGCAAAAATAAACTCCCTCCGGGCAGAAGTGGCCATTTTTGTatgtggggagaaaaaaagaagcggCTTCCAGAGAGTGCTGCCCGAGGACAAATTCAGACAAAAGCACCACTGTCAGTGATTCAAAATGGGACAGACAACACTGGATTGTATGTCAGATTTACACAAATCCTCATAAGCATCAACGGGAGAGACGAATTCCAGTTTAACAAAATGTACATGTTTAAATTAATCACCCCTGAGTGTTTCTCAGTTTTTAGTAGATGATGAATGCAGACACAGTAAACAAACTCTTACTGCAAAACAACCATTTTATTGCAATACACAGGATTTCTTTCTTCTGCTGCGCTCACTGCCTACCAGGCACATCGACACGGAGGAGACAGGCTGGCACCAGAACACCACAGGTCTGCCCCGAGATGAGTGTGAAAATGTGATTATCATCGAGCCCACCTGGACTTCAGGTAGGCCGCACGCTTGTCCAGAGTTCACTTTGTCTTCAAGCcgttttaatttaaaacataaaCTGAGGCCTACCCCAAGCTAAAAGAAGGCAGATTATGTTCTCAGATAAAGCAAGCAATGAGGGCGAAGCAGAGAAAGTACCTGCACAATACATTCACATAAATCAAAATGGAATTTCTTTGAGGACACAGAAACATCTGGGGAGTAAACAGCTGTTTCAATTCCTAATCACAGATTGTGCTCTGTTGTACACGTTTTTAGTAAGGCATAATTAACAAAAAGGCTAGAGAGATGAAAGGATGCCAAGCTTATATCAGGCCTCAGTCACATGGATTGTTTCTTAAATTCTGAAATTAAGTGGTCATCCAATAAAGATCTGGCACTTCATAAATTAAACTGATGAGAGGCTGTGTTCACCCCAGAAAGCTCCCAAAAATTTGGGCAAATGTCTGCTGTGAAGTTTTTAGCCAAACCAAATTGCAGGTCAGTTTTAAATCTGAAAATTGTGCAAGTATGCCAAACTCTAAACCGTTCTTGAGATGCAGAAAAATTACACACAAAAATTAGATGATTGTGCCTCCAGACAAATTACTCTTACAAATGCTTGTAACACAAACAATGAAAACAGTAACTGCAAAGTTGAAACCAAACTGTGTTACAGTTAAAGTGATAAGGTGACAGCtaaccattcagctgactcatTGGTGATTGTAATGATTGCAGGTTTCATTATAGAAGAATATCAAGGAGAAGACAGATGGCAGGAAGTCAAAAACGAGGGATGAAAGTGCAAGATGTTGAGGACAACTTAGGAGCCCAGGCGTCAGGTgtgaacaacaacaataactggGCTGTATTTAGGTGTACAGATCACATTCCATCAAAAGAGCAGTGTAGGAATGAGAGAAGATTAACAGGGGAGCACACAAAGAGGTTTATGGACACAAATTCGGAGAGGTGGCACGCTCAGCTGATCAGTAGAACACCACACTAGATTTTCCTCCAGGAGGGTTGAGGACCCTGTTGTGGGAGCGAGGCTTGGGTCCCAGGTGAGGCTCGTGGTTCTTCGGCGAAGTGTCATCAGGAAATGAGGAAGGTGTGGGTTCAGGCTCCGAGGGTGCCGAGACAGCAGCGGCAATGGCAGCGGGTGGCTCTTCCTTAGCTGGTGCATCGGCTGGGGGTGCAATTTCTTCTTTCGCCTCAGGCTGACTGGCTTTGGCTTCAGGAGCTTgaggaactgaaacaaacacactgacatgtgATATCAAATTGGACACAGCCACCGTGACCCGACCCCCTGGTTTTTGCACTGTATGTGTTGTGTGTAGTGTGATGGACACCACCATGTTGATTTTTTGGATTCAGAAGTGATGATCATTAGACGAGAGCATGGAGTACCAAATTATAATCTAAAGCCAGAAAGCTTGAGTTCATGTAAGACACCACAAGCCCTGCCGTTTTCAAGTGCAGTTCACTAACTAACAGAGGAGGGGGAAATCACATATTTGTTACATTTGAGATCTAAGTGAAACTAgtaagctttttaaaaaaaaataaaaataaaataataataataatagcagaGATTGAGGATAGTTTATTGAGACTATcacatatttttattgtttgcatGAAGCTATATGCAGTTAAGCAGTGGAAATGCACAGATGAGAGCATAAATAGACtcaatttatttttctctctcattAACTGAAGACTGATTAAAAGTTTAGGGTGTAAAACTTAGAAAACGGTACAATATGATTAAATCTGATCTGTCTGAACAGCAAGGCTTAGCAGAGGTAGTTTAATAGTATAATGCAAAGAAATTATACACAAAGAACATGTACAGTACTCACCTGGTGATTCAGGTTCAGGTCCCACACTTAGGTTGtcctgtattaaaaaaaacaaaacagtaaagataaggaagaaagaaaaaaaccccacaggtGTTCTTGTTTCACTGCACACAGTTAAAATTGAAATTAATAATGTTAATGGGTTAATGTCAAATAGACATGAGAACAGGACAAGAAAGTGCAATTATTATACATGACTGCATACATTTCTTTAGTTTTAAAGGTCATAATGGTTATGTttgccacattttttttttacttttgcaaATAATCTGAATGACCCTCAGTACCTACAACTCAAAGGTTACCAATATCAGGACCTTTGTTGAGTCATTAAACAATGTGCTAAAGCTAGAGGTGGCTTCAGGCTTTCGTCCTGACTTAAACACACCTTTGCTGATTAGTAATCACAGACATCTACAATAACAGGCTGACATCAGCCAGGTTTGCAGTCACTATCTATGCAAATTAGAGATCATCTCTGAGGTTACCGTACCACCGGTCTCACTGGAGGCACAGACAGGTAGGTGTTAGGGTGGGGCTCAGTTAGTGTGTATTTATTAGAGATTATTATTGAAGTGCTGCCTGTCGCAAACCTATGTATTCCTCActaaagagactttttttttgcacaggCTTGGAATAAAAATGTTCTGCAACTCATAAAATACAAGTCAAAAAGTACCTTTGGCTTATTTGGGTGGCTTCGGCTTGGACTTTGGGCAGGTCCCGTGCCTGCAGGCCCAAATATGTTGCTGGTTGGTCCACCTGGTGGCATGGGTCTCTGTGGTTGAGCAGCAGGCTCAGATTCACCAAATATTCCACTACTCTTTCCACCTATAAAAGATTAACCAACATACCATATAGTGACACGATCTTCAGCaatggtaaaaaaataaaatgcaatttcTGTGTCCATTTCATAAAGAGTCACTCTTCTGTACCAGATGTAGCACAtacccagtttagttttgcatACTGTGTGCACTTGCTAAATGGCAAGAATGTTCTGACCATTTCAgagaaaaatatttatgaccatcAGGGCAATCAAGTACCCTGAACTGTAAATAAACCCAGCTATACCAGAGTAATATGAGCAGGTGTATTATGTGCAGGCACAGAGAACAGCCAACATGTTTACAGTGGAAATTTAACATTGTAGTAATAGTTTTCACACTCTGAACATGGATTTGCAGAGACAGAAAAGCCAAAGCATCAGCCACCAGCAGGTTAATCTCACCTGGAGGATTGGAGCGTTTCGGTGCACTCTGGGCTTCCTCTGGTGGAGCAAAAACTTTGGAGGCCATCTTATTGGGTCTTTTTGATGCTGCAGAGTCCTCTTCATAGCCACCAAACAGATTGCTGGAGCCACCTCCAGGAGGCTGCAACACCCTACAGATTAACATACAAgttaaatctttaaataaaCAGAATGCGGATTCATGTTTACAGTCTACTGTTACTGTCATGTCTTACATTCAAAGACTTGTAGGAAACGTTAAGTAACCGGGCTATAAATATGTTAGCTGGGCCAACTGAGCTAAATAACAGGTTACTTGATTATAGACTCGGGAATGGCGCCATATACGCATGGAAACCATTGTCTGCTATAGATTATATCAGACAGACGCTTTACTTTCTTTCGTTATTGAAAGTTTGATCATTCTACTTGGGGGAGCTGATCCGGAAACTGGTGCTTtcgagatttaaaaaaaaaaaaaaaaaaaaaaaaaaaaaaaagcacccgaACCTCTTGCTATAAGGAAAGTGTGACCATAACGCCTCTGTTGGCGGATACAAAGAAGAGCCTTCCGAGGAGCATTTCACACTTCCGCAGGCGCAGTAGACAACGCCTGAATGGCTAGCTCGAAAGCTATCATGACTAACAAGTTTGCTAACTCAAACCACTGCAGCTCCACTTAAGCGTCCACCCAGACATTTAAGCTTTCTGGGAGCACTGCGTGTTCGAGATATGCTTAAAGAAATtagtggaaggaaaaaaaaaaaacctacgaAGTTCTGACAGGCAACGTTATACTAAATTCTAGGCTGCTAACTGTCCGAGCTCCTGGCTGCAGTCGGAATAAAACGTTACTGGCGGCTCTTATTCGCACATAACCAAGCCGCGCAGCTGTTGTCTTTACCTTGAACTCGGTTTCGAACCACTATCCAACCCTTGAAACATGTTAGTCGAAGTCATGGTGGCTCTGTTTTGACCCTTCAAGTTTCCGAAGATAACTTCTTCGTCAGTTTGCCAACTGGACGACGAGCGAGTTCCCCCCTCTGCCTGCGCGTGCCCGGCTCAACTCCGTAGTGAAGAATTTCGAGCCCACCCAACTATGACACAGAGGATTATAACTGGTCCTCTGCCAAACTGAGGTGCGCTCGTTTCACTGCACCCAGACTCCCATTACGAGTGAAAGACTTTGGAGAAGCAACTGTGCATTG includes the following:
- the jpt2 gene encoding jupiter microtubule associated homolog 2, giving the protein MTSTNMFQGLDSGSKPSSRVLQPPGGGSSNLFGGYEEDSAASKRPNKMASKVFAPPEEAQSAPKRSNPPGGKSSGIFGESEPAAQPQRPMPPGGPTSNIFGPAGTGPAQSPSRSHPNKPKDNLSVGPEPESPVPQAPEAKASQPEAKEEIAPPADAPAKEEPPAAIAAAVSAPSEPEPTPSSFPDDTSPKNHEPHLGPKPRSHNRVLNPPGGKSSVVFY